A segment of the Rhizobium sp. ZPR4 genome:
TGCACAAGGGGATGATCCTCGGCATTTTCGGACCGGGTCAGCAGGTATTGCCGAACCGACGCAATAGCTTGGATGTTTTCCGCTACGATCTGGCCAACCCGGTTTTCATATCGGTCTACGAGAAGGCGTTGTTCGAAAAGCTCCCGGAAGTTGCCGAACATCATCTGACCGTGTTTCGTACCGATGTCGGCGAGGTCGCCGTCATCGAGCGAGATGGCGCAATCTATGCCACGCTTGGTCCGAGCCAGAAGCTGGTCGTGTGGACGGAATCCGGCCCGTGGAAGGAAACGCGCGTCGATACCGCAGACGAGCTTTCCGTCGACCGGGTCCTTGCACGTCGTCTTGGGCTGGCACGGAAGCACGATTTCGTGGCGAGCTACGCCGTGCTCGAAGGGCAGGTGGGTCTGCTGTTCGTCGATGGTATCTACCTGCGGACGCTCGATCCGGGCATGCATACCTTCTGGAATGTCGGCAAGGCTCTGCAGGTCAAGATCGTCGACCTCAAGCGTCAGTCGCTTGATGTTGCCGGACAGGAGCTCTTGACCAAGGATCGCGTGACGATCCGCGTCAACATCTCCGCGGATTATCGCGTGGTCGATCCGGTCAAGGCCGTGGGCTCCGTCAAGGATTTCGCGGATGCGCTCTATCGTGCTTTGCAACTGGCTTTCCGCCGCACGCTTGGCACGATGACGCTGGACCAGATCCTGGAGCGCCGCGTTTCCATCAATGCCGAAGCCGCCGAAAAGGTGCGCGAGGATATGATGGCGATCGGCGTGGAGATCTCGGATATCGA
Coding sequences within it:
- a CDS encoding slipin family protein, coding for MMIFLDKILGRKRVLAKENERLVALHKGMILGIFGPGQQVLPNRRNSLDVFRYDLANPVFISVYEKALFEKLPEVAEHHLTVFRTDVGEVAVIERDGAIYATLGPSQKLVVWTESGPWKETRVDTADELSVDRVLARRLGLARKHDFVASYAVLEGQVGLLFVDGIYLRTLDPGMHTFWNVGKALQVKIVDLKRQSLDVAGQELLTKDRVTIRVNISADYRVVDPVKAVGSVKDFADALYRALQLAFRRTLGTMTLDQILERRVSINAEAAEKVREDMMAIGVEISDIELKDVILPGDMREILNQVVAAEKQAEANVIRRREETNATRSLLNTAKVMAEHPVMLRLKELEALESIAGKVDNLTIHNGTSGLMNDLVKLRDI